In Marinifilum sp. JC120, the sequence CGATCATTTCCTGTAGCCTCTCTTCGGCTTGATTCGAACGTTTGCGGTGGGCATCAAGAGCCTGATCCACATGTTTCGCGCCTACGGCGGTGGAACCGTTGCGCGCTGCGTAGTAACTGGCTTCGCCGAGAAGGTCGGCCAGCAGAGGGAAGGCGGTTGTAATCTTTTCCTGCCGCCCGGACATGCGCACGGCCTGTTCGATCATGGCGGCCACACCGCTGCGGTCAAAAGGCATCAGCTCGTCTTTTTCTACCATGCGGCTGATGAAATTGGATACGGAGTTTATGGCGTCCACATCACGGTCCATGGAAGTCTCAAAGTCCGCACGGACCTTGAAAATTTTAGGAACATCATGATCATAATGGCGCAGTAGCTGGTATAAGTATGGTTCACCCAGCACGACTACCTTTACATCCATATCGATGGGTTCAGGCTTCATTCCGGTGGAGGATATAAAGTAGTATGGGTCGAAGGTCTGGATTTCGATCTTTTCGGTTTTCAGGGACCGTTTCAGGGTCGGCCAGACTCCCGGTTCTACAATGGCGTCCATGAGGTTGATGACCAGATATCCACCGTTGGCCTTGATGAACGAACCGGCCTTGATTTTGGTGAAGTCCGTGCGCCAGCCGCCGTGCCTGTCCATGACTCTCTCAATGGAACCGAACAGGTTGCGGTAAGTGGGGTAGGTTTCAAATATTACCGGAGGACTGTCCTGTTCAGTGTTGTCTACCAGCAGGTTTACCTTATAAGGATGCAGAATAGCGTCTGCCTGCGGAGGCATGAACATCATTCCGCCTTCCCCTGCTTGCGGCTTTTTGCCGATCATGCGCAGGGAATCCAGATCATCGCTCATGTTTTCAAGCATGGCGTCAAAGTATTTTAGTATTTTTTTGTCAGTATATTTTTCGCGCAAGGGAACGATCAGATCCTGCGCGAGGGTCATGAACATGAGCTTGTCCACGTCGTCGCTCTTTTTCTTTACTTCCTTCTGGAGCTTGCGGACCTGTGCGAGAATGCTATCAATTTCCTCCTTGAGTTCCTTTTGCTTTTCTTTGAGTCTGTCAAATTCCTCGCGGGGGAAGCGGCCTTTGTCAACTTTTTCCTCCAGCTGGATCATACGGAGAGGCTCCCCGTCCACCAGCGGAACCACATCAGGGCGTTGGTACTGGCCCATCTGCATGTTAACTATAACCAGCCCGGAATCTTTTACTTTTTCTTCGATACCCTGAAAGAATTCGCGCGTCTGCTTCTCATGCTTTTCAATGATTTCATTTTTACGGGCCATGTATTCCTGACTCTCGAAAAGCTGTGGAACCTCACGTTTGATACCTTCCAGGAAGTCGTGGAGGAGTTTTTTGAATGTTCCTCCTTCTCCGGCGGGCATGCGGATCAGGATGGGCGATTCAGTTGATTTGAAATTATTGACGTAAAGTATGTCATCCGGGCTTTTGTCGGACTTTGAAAGCTCGGTGAGCATTTTTTTTACTGTGGCCTGTTTGCCTGTGTTGGCAGGACCGGTCACGAAAATGTTATAACCTTTGAGGCCCATCCCCATACCGAAACGGAAAGCTTCAACCCCCCGGCACTGGCCGATGATTTCATTCTCATGGTCAAGATCTTCAGTAGTGTTGAAGGACAGTTCTTCCGGGTCAAGGGTCCATCTCAGTTTTTCAAGCGGGAGTTCTTTGTTTTTCAGGATGCTGGTCATGGTAGTCTCCGGGACTATTCAGCGGTTATGGAAATAACTTTTTGAGGCTTGATAACGCATTTGTGGAGGACTATTTTAAGTACCCCGTCTTTGAAGGTCGCGGTTACATTGTCTGGGTCCACTCTGCAGGGCAGGGGCATGGTTTTCTTGAAGTGGCTGCTT encodes:
- a CDS encoding ATP-dependent protease is translated as MTSILKNKELPLEKLRWTLDPEELSFNTTEDLDHENEIIGQCRGVEAFRFGMGMGLKGYNIFVTGPANTGKQATVKKMLTELSKSDKSPDDILYVNNFKSTESPILIRMPAGEGGTFKKLLHDFLEGIKREVPQLFESQEYMARKNEIIEKHEKQTREFFQGIEEKVKDSGLVIVNMQMGQYQRPDVVPLVDGEPLRMIQLEEKVDKGRFPREEFDRLKEKQKELKEEIDSILAQVRKLQKEVKKKSDDVDKLMFMTLAQDLIVPLREKYTDKKILKYFDAMLENMSDDLDSLRMIGKKPQAGEGGMMFMPPQADAILHPYKVNLLVDNTEQDSPPVIFETYPTYRNLFGSIERVMDRHGGWRTDFTKIKAGSFIKANGGYLVINLMDAIVEPGVWPTLKRSLKTEKIEIQTFDPYYFISSTGMKPEPIDMDVKVVVLGEPYLYQLLRHYDHDVPKIFKVRADFETSMDRDVDAINSVSNFISRMVEKDELMPFDRSGVAAMIEQAVRMSGRQEKITTAFPLLADLLGEASYYAARNGSTAVGAKHVDQALDAHRKRSNQAEERLQEMIDRGSIYVDTDGSVTGQVNGLAVYSMGDYSFGKPSRITAVTAMGKGGIINIEREADMSGPTHNKGIFILSGFLRRQFAQDKPLSLTASIAFEQSYGGIDGDSASSTELYALLSSLAEVPIRQDIAVTGSVNQKGEVQPIGGVNQKVEGFYLCCKHAGLTGNQGVMIPEPNVKDLMLRKEVVEAVREGKFHIWSVENIEQGVEILTGISAGEADDEGKYPEESIYGKVDARLIDLAEGLKNFGGDDDEKDEKKKESGGSCGCGK